CCATCGCATCAATGGTGTCTGCGATCGCAATGATCCGGGCAAAGAGCGGAATAGCCTCGCCGACGAGCCCATCGGGATATCCAGATCCGTCCCAGGCTTCGTGATGATGGCGTATTGGGTCAACTGTGTCGCGCAAATGGGACGAAATTCTGACTAGCTCAGCCCCTTTGATGGGATGCGACTCCATTATCGCTCGTTCCTCGGCCGTCAGTTTTCCCGGCTTCGAAAGGATAGGCGCAAAGGCCTCGGCGATCTTGCCGACATCGTGCAGCATAGCGGCCACGTGAAGTCGCTCGACTTGCTTCGAAGGCAGAGAGATTGACTGTCCTATCATCCTGCTATACTCGGATACTCGGCGCGAGTGTCCTGATGTATACGGATCACGCGCTTCAAGAGTCGTCGCAGTGAGTTCCAAGATCTCTCGATGCGAACGATGCAGCTCCTCATTGGCGCTGTTGAGCTGTCGAACAATGACGATTAACCCGGCCGCGGCCGCAGTGGCGAGAACTCCGAACTCAACGTAGAGTTTCGCGAACACATAAACGAACGGGAGCGCGATACACGAGACGACAAGGCCACCGAGCGTATTCGACTTCCACACGTTCAGGAAGGACGCACCGGAGTCGACTGCAATTACCAGCGCAACGGCAGACGAGTTCGCGAGCGCGAAACATGCGAATGACGCAAGGATGGCCCCAATATTGGGATCCGTGCCGTGCGCTAGCGCTACTCCGCCGAACGCCCTATAGGCGAATACAGCGACGGCAAGCGAAGTGGCGTTCTGGGCGAGATTGAACAGAAGCTTTCGGATCGGGCGACGAACCCACACCTCACCGACAAACACTGCCACAAGCTGAGAAGCAAGTGTAGGCCAGACCGGAGCGAGCACAACGCTCGCTAACACGGTTACGAGTGAAGCGTTCCCGATGGCTCCGCTTGAGAGCGCATAGGGGAGCAACACACCAATTGTTGAGAATATTCCAAACGCGATCGCAGCATTGACTTGTTGCTGCGGCACAATTGGCTGAAGGTTCACGATCCCTGCCACCAAGCAGATCGCAAGAACCGTAAATCCGCCAATGACGCGCGATGTCTTTGCGTGCACGCAGTTTCCCCCGCCTCGACCATTTTACTGAGGTATTTTCAACCCCAGTTTTGCACCGTGCCGAACAATGCGGCGATCATACCAACGAGACCGGCCCAGATCTTCATCTTGCGTCACCTCCCATAAGATCCGTCAGCCCTCCGCTTGCGCGTCAGACTGCGTCCTTCAGGTTAGCTCCGCTCGTACTGCCTGGCCGTACCCGCTCAACTCCGCTCTGCCGAGGACGGGGGGATAACTCTGCGTTGCACTGCACTTGCACCACACCAACCGTGCCGTGACCGTCAGTCCATCCTTCCCGCCGCCCGCGGTGACCTCGTCACCACCACACGCAACGCCTGCCGGTCACCAGCAACCCTGCCCTACCGGGTCGCCTCCAGCCACCGATTCGTTGCATCCAGCACCGCCAGGGACCCGGCCACCTCTGCACTGTCGCGGATCGCACAACTCCCGCTCAACAGCACCGACTCACGCCCCTGCCGCGCCGACACTCCCACGAACACGAACTCCGTCCCGAACGCGTCCACCCGCTGCGCACCCGCCAGCGAGAAGGCCCCGGAACGCCCTTCCGCAAAGGCGATCGCCAGCACCGTCGCCCGCGCCGCCAGCTCCAGCCGCGCCGCGTCGGTCTCGACCCCCTCCGATTCTCCCTCGAACGACTCCTCACCCCGCCGCAACGTCACGCGACACGCAAGTCCGTTGCGACTGCGCTTCACCTCCACGTCGTCGAACACGTAGCGCCGGGCCCCGGTCGCCTGCTCGAGCCCGCCATCCACCGCACGCAGCACCGCCGGCACCGACCCGGGTGTCGGCACCGCCGTCGACGCCGACAGCGAGGGACCCGGCAACACGCCAACCAACGGCACCGCCGCCGGAGCCGCCGCCGCAGGCCCCGCGATCGCGTCCACCGCCGACGGCGTCAGCCGAATCCGCGGCGCATCCACCGTCGTCGCCACGCTGATCTTGCGATGGTCCACGCGCATCCCCAGATGCGCCAGCAACGCACTCTCGATGTTGCGCACCGTCTGCTTCGGGCCGATCTCCACGGACGTCAACACATGGATCGCATCGACATCGCCCGCAGGCGACGCCTCGATGCGCACACTCACCACACCCGGCAGCGTGCCCAGCAACTCCTCCGCCCGCGCGATGTGAATCGCGGAATGGCGGTCGGGAGTCCCGCCGGCACCAACGGACTGAAAGACAGACACGGTCACGTTCTTTCGCGGGTGGAAGTGCAAAAGACCGAACACCTGCTCCGGCCAGCGCTGATTAAATCAGCCCCATCCGTTTCGAACAAGCAAGCTCGCGCAAACATTAAGAAAAATCAAGAGAGAGCGTCCTCTACTATTGCGCCACCACCCTCGATCTCCCGGATCTTCCGATACAGCGTCCGCTCGCCGATCCCCAGCAGCTCCGCCGCACGACGCCGATTGCCGCGCGTCTCTCGCAACGTCGCCTCGATCACGGCGCGCTCGATCTGCGACATCGTCATGCCAGGAACGACCTCGACCGTATTCGGAAGCCGAGCACTCTTCGGCTCGACCGCACCGCCAGCCACCAGCGCCTCGGTCGGCGACATCATCGGCGCCTGGTCCAGCCGGCGACGCAGGTCCTCCACCTGCACCTTCAACTCGACGAGGTTCCGCAGGATGAACTCGAGCTCGGCAGAACCGAGCATCGGCGAGGCCTCACCCGCCAGCGGACGCGCCGACGACACCATCGGCAGCCGCACCGGCAGCATCCGCGTCAGCCCCTCACGGATCTGCGGCGGGATGTCGTCCACCCCGATCTCGTGCCCCGGCGACAGCACCACCATGCTCTCCACCAGGTTCCGCAGCTCACGCACGTTGCCCGGCCACGAATACCGCGCCAGCATCTCCATCGCATCGGCCGAGATGCCGTGGAACGCCTTGTCGTGGCGCCGCGAGAACTCGGCGATGAAGCGGCGCACCAGCACCGGGATGTCCGACTTCCGCTCACGCAGCGGTGGCAGGTACATGCTCAGCACGTTCAGCCGGTAGTACAGGTCCGACCGGAACCCCCCGTCCTCCACCAGCTCCCGCAACGGACGGTTCGTCGCAGCGATCACGCGCACGTTGACGGGGATGCTCTGCACCCCGCCCACCCGCGTCACCTCACGCTCCTCCAGCACCCGCAGCAGCTTCACCTGGGTCGACGGCGGGATGTCACCGATCTCGTCGAGGAACAGCGTCCCGCCGTCCGCCAGCTCGAAACGCCCCAGCCGACGCTCCGCCGCCCCGGTGAACGCCCCCTTCTCATGGCCGAACAGCTCGCTCTCCAGCAGCGTCTCGGCCAGCGCCCCCACGTTCACGCCGATGAACGGCTTGTTGCGGCGTGGCCCGAGCCGGTGGATCCCGCGTGCCACCAGCTCCTTGCCGGTGCCGCTCTCCCCCTCGATCAGCACCGTGCTGCTCACCGGC
This genomic interval from Gemmatimonadaceae bacterium contains the following:
- a CDS encoding HD-GYP domain-containing protein, producing the protein MHAKTSRVIGGFTVLAICLVAGIVNLQPIVPQQQVNAAIAFGIFSTIGVLLPYALSSGAIGNASLVTVLASVVLAPVWPTLASQLVAVFVGEVWVRRPIRKLLFNLAQNATSLAVAVFAYRAFGGVALAHGTDPNIGAILASFACFALANSSAVALVIAVDSGASFLNVWKSNTLGGLVVSCIALPFVYVFAKLYVEFGVLATAAAAGLIVIVRQLNSANEELHRSHREILELTATTLEARDPYTSGHSRRVSEYSRMIGQSISLPSKQVERLHVAAMLHDVGKIAEAFAPILSKPGKLTAEERAIMESHPIKGAELVRISSHLRDTVDPIRHHHEAWDGSGYPDGLVGEAIPLFARIIAIADTIDAMASDRPYRRGLASEKIRAELIRMSGIQFDPKLLGTLISNGTIDRILSQACAATEELHVASGLALVGMR
- a CDS encoding sigma-54-dependent Fis family transcriptional regulator; translated protein: MKALITLTDVEPAVRLNALLEATGITTELVSPLDDIRGTLERFEPDVVVITGALLDTGNVQVVREELWAGVPVVGLADVDEPGMRERLRGIGYADVLVKPVLPDDVAPVVRRLLERRRLSQETGLSGDTEALREVLVKIEQIAPVSSTVLIEGESGTGKELVARGIHRLGPRRNKPFIGVNVGALAETLLESELFGHEKGAFTGAAERRLGRFELADGGTLFLDEIGDIPPSTQVKLLRVLEEREVTRVGGVQSIPVNVRVIAATNRPLRELVEDGGFRSDLYYRLNVLSMYLPPLRERKSDIPVLVRRFIAEFSRRHDKAFHGISADAMEMLARYSWPGNVRELRNLVESMVVLSPGHEIGVDDIPPQIREGLTRMLPVRLPMVSSARPLAGEASPMLGSAELEFILRNLVELKVQVEDLRRRLDQAPMMSPTEALVAGGAVEPKSARLPNTVEVVPGMTMSQIERAVIEATLRETRGNRRRAAELLGIGERTLYRKIREIEGGGAIVEDALS